The sequence below is a genomic window from Cohaesibacter gelatinilyticus.
GATCTGAGAACCAGGGCTTCATGGCAGACGCCACGACCAGCAACCACTCATCGCGCGTTGTGACCTTGTTTTCCGCCAGGCTTGTCTGTTTCACCCGCATTTCATCTCCTCGGAAGCAGATCACACATCTTCGCGCATAACACCGTCACCAGTGCCTCATGATCCCGCACCCCTTGCAACAGATCAGTTCGAAATTAGCCGATTTCCAAACCGGACGCCACCATCGAAACGAATAATCATGGAAGAAAGTAACTAAACATTAATTGAACATGTTTAACTAAATATATATGCGTTTAAACAACAATTAGAACGTTTAATTGAATATGGTTTCGAGGAGTGTCTCATGCAACCGACGAGTGGAGAAGAAATGAGCAGACCCAATCGGTTCCTGCTTAACAATTATAGCATTGCAACCAAGCTCATTACCGGCTTTGTCGTCATTACAATGCTATGTGGTGTCATGAGTGGTGTCGGGCTGTTCTATATTGATTCAATCGAGGATACGCTCAACGAGCTCACGGATGTCGCCGCTCCAACCGTTGAAACCGCAGATGATCTGATCATCAATATCGAAATCGCACATGAGATTATCGAGGAGGTTGCTGCAGCCGAAAGCCTCTCGGAAGTACAAAAACTGGAAACAAAGTTTTCAGATCAAGCCAGTGCATTTCTCAAATCCCATGCAGAACTCCAAGTACTGCTGGCCAATCGCACACTTGCAACCAATCTTGAAACTGCATTGAAAAGCCATTCATTGTTCCTCGAGCAATCAGACAAGATGTTCGATCACCGGAAAACCCAGATCCAGGAACAGACCAAAGCGACGGCCCTCCTGTCAGACTTCGATTCCATCGGATCCAGACTGATTGTTGCGCTGGATGAATTTGCACTGGAAAATGAAGCGGAAATGGCCGCAGCCGAGGAAAAAGGCGACAGACTTGAAGCTGCAGCCGCATCCGGTGCAGCGGTTAATGCACTTTTGGGGCAATTGTTCGATCAGGATTATCCGGTTGTCGAAGCTGCACTGAAACTGCAGCGCCTGACCATGGAAATTCAGGATACAGCCGGTGAATATCTCGCTGAAAGCTCTGATAAGAATCTGGACGCAATCAACAAGGAATTCGCAAGTCTATATAAGAAGACTGCTGGTCATCTCGAAATTCTCGCAAAGCTTGCCGAGACAGCAGAAGACAAGAGCGACGCTTCAAACCTCAAAAGTCTGTTTGCAACCTGGTCGGAACGCGCAAACAATGACGGACAACTCTTCGACACAAGACGAAAAACACTACAAGCCAAACAAAGTGTACGAAACTGGAAGAAAAATGCTGAAACCAGCGCGGATGAGATTTCAATAGTCCTGAATGACATCGCAGAAAAAGCAGATGCAATCAACCGTGGCGCCGACGAAGAAGCAGCCGGCAAGGTGCACGAAGCACATTCCATGATCATCGCAACGCTGTTGCTAAGCGCTGTACTGGCAACCATCTTGATCATCATGATCTTGAAAACAATCATTCGGCCGCTCAATTCCATGACCTCAATCATGAGCAAGCTGGCCAATGGCAATGACGAGGTCGACGTTCCGGCACAGAACCGGCTCGATGAGCTTGGAAAAATGGCCAAAGCAGTCCAGATTTTCAAAGAGAACGCCATTCGCAATCATAAACTCGAAGCTGAAAAAGAAGCCGAGAAACGACGTCAGGAAGAGGCCGCCCGCCTCATGCGCATCGAATTGTCAGATACATTTCAGGCAACCGTCGGCGGAATCGTCAACACGGTGTCTTCCGCTGCCACCGAGATGCAAGCATCCGCCCAGGCATTGTCATCAACCTCCGAAGAAACCACCCGGCAATCGACAAGGGTCACAGCCGCAGCAGAAGAAACATCAACCAACGTACAAGCCATATCCTGCGCAACGGAAGAACTGGCAAGTTCTGTGACAGAGATTGGTCGCCTTGTCAGTGAATCAGAAGCAATTGCCGGGTCGGCAGTTGGAAATGTTCAGGAAACCAATGAGCGAGTTCAGCATTTGACCGCTGGTGTCGAGAAAATTGGAGCGGTGGTCGCATTGATCACCGATATTGCCGAACAAACCAATCTGCTGGCGCTCAATGCCACAATTGAAGCCGCACGAGCAGGGGAGTCTGGCAAAGGGTTTGCCGTTGTTGCCAGCGAAGTGAAGGAGTTGGCTGGCCAGACAGCAAAGGCAACAGATGAAATTGGCCTTCAGATCAAGGAAATTCAGGAACTCACCTTCGATACGGTCTCTTCAATCGAAACGATTGGTGAAACCATCAACAACAACAAGGAAATTTCCTCGGCAATTGCTTCTGCGATCGGACAGCAAAGCTCCGCGACCCATGAAATCGCCCAAAGCCTGGAAAAGGCCGCCTGTGGAACCGTTGAAATGACGACCAGCATCAGTGGTGTCAATGAAGCCGCCTCCGAAACCGGACAATCAAGCCATCAAATGCTGGAAGCAGCATCAGAACTCTCCCAGCAGTCGGAAACATTAAGTGTCGAGGTGAAAAAATTCCTTACACAGATCCGCGCCGGATAACACGAACGATAATAAAGTACAGATGAATAGTCTGTCGAAGGTGAAAGATAGAGAGATTAAGGGGCCTTTTTTTGCCGATTTTCTTGTCGAGAGACATAGATTTCAGGGAGAAAGGCCTCTTTTACAGGTAAAATAACCAGAACCTGAGTCTGATAGCCTTGAAATTGACATCAAATCCTGCCAAATAGGGGGCAACACGTTTCGAGCCATCAATGGCACCAGTTTTTCCGGCTTGCCGGCATCTTCGGTTTCCTCCTGATTTTTGCGAACGTTTCAACACCATTGGCATTGCGCCATGGGCACTATCTCCCGTTCGCCGCAGGCTCGGGACTACTTAGATAAGGTATCTACTATGACTATCGGCACCGTTAAATTCTTCAACACCACCAAAGGTTTCGGCTTCATTCAGCCAGACGATGGCGGCAAAGACGCATTCGTTCACATTTCTGCTGTTGAGCGTTCCGGTCTTACCACCCTCAACGAAGGCCAGAAGGTCTCCTACGAGCTGCAGAACGACCGTAACGGCAAAGTTGCTGCTTCCAACCTTGAGCTGGTTGACTAAAAAAATCTTGCCAAGACCACCCATGGGTGGTCTTGGTTCTCCACAAAGGCTTACTCATGATCAGTATTGTGAAGAAAAAAGCCGAAGAACGTTTGGCTGCAATTCAAAAAGCGCAGCAGGCTATCCTGAACGAACAGGAAGAACAGGCATCTGAGGTCAGAAAAAATACAGCACGCCTCAAAGCCCAACGTCTGGCCAGAGAAAAAGCCGAACAAGACCTCGCGTCTCAAGCAAAATCCGGCCAAGGCGCCAAAAAACGCAAATAGCGTCCCTCCTCTCATATTTCATCAAACATGAGGCCATGTTCGAAAAGCCTTGTATTTGTGATGCTTTTGCTGTATCTCCCCCATTCTTGCCTGTGCGTGGACGATAGTCCTGGGACCTTCCCTGATATCAGCGGCGCAAGACTTCTTGCTTACAGTCTGGGATATAAGGTCCCAAATGATTGTAGCCGGGATGAACCGAGTAAGGTTCAAACCCCATAGGCAGCTTTTCTGCGCAAGCTTCCCCCTTATAAAACAAACGCCATTGCTCGCAGCGATTCCGCGCGATCAAGTGATGGCATATGGAAAAAATCTTTGACCAATTTTACTGAGCTCGGTCTGGCCGAGCCAATTCTGCGTGCCCTGCAAACCCAAGGCTATGCGCAACCGACCCCAATTCAGACCAAAGCCATTCCTGTTGCCTTGTCCGGTGACGACATTCTGGGCATCGCTCAGACAGGCACCGGCAAGACGGCCTCTTTCGTATTGCCCATCCTGGATCGCCTTGCCCGCAACGACAAGCGCCCAATTCCAAAAGCAACCAATGCACTGATTTTGGCACCAACCCGAGAATTGGTGGCCCAGATTGCCGAGAATATACGCAAATACAGCAAGAATATGCGGGTTTCCGTTACCATCATCGTTGGTGGTGTAAAGATAGGACCGCAAACCAAGAAACTCGCAAGCGGCAGCCACATCATTGTGGCAACACCGGGCCGTCTGCTCGACCATCTCAATAACGGCCATGTTTCCCTCAGCCAGACCAAATATGTGGTACTGGATGAAGCTGATCACATGCTCGACCTTGGCTTCATTCCCGATATTCGCCGGATCATGAAGCAATTGCCGAAAAAGCGTCAGACCTCTCTGTTGTCCGCCACCATGCCAACGCAAATCCGCGCCTTGGCAAAGGATTTCCAGACAGATCCGGTGGAAGTCGCCGTGGCTGTTGAATCCAAACCCATCGAGCGCATCACCCAAAGCGTGCGCCATACCAGCAGCTCTGCCAAGCGCGATGAAGTAACGCGCATTCTGAGCGCTGAGGATGTCGAGCGCGCCATCGTCTTCACCCGTACCAAGCGCGGGGCAGATCGGGTGAGCCAGCATCTGCAAAAAGCAGGCCTTGCCGCCACCGCCATCCATGGCAACAAAAGCCAGGGCCAGCGGACGCGCGCCCTTGCCAGCTTCAAGAACGGTGAGATCAATATCATGGTTGCCACCGATATCGCCGCGCGTGGCATTGACATCGATGATGTCTCGCATGTGGTCAACTTCGAGCTGCCGGAAGTACCGGAAGCCTATGTCCACCGCATTGGTCGAACCGCACGCGCAGGCCGCACCGGCACCGCGATCTCACTATGCGATGCGACCGAAGCCAAGCTTTTGCGGGATATAGAAAAACTGATCGGCACTCGATTGCCAACCGATGGCACGGAGCCGCTTCCCTTTGACAAGGAAGCTGCGAAAGCCAAAAATGCCAGACGCAATCCGCGCCAAGCAACACAAGGCAAAAAGGCCAAGCCCCATCGCAAGGGTCAGGCCGCCGGCAAACCCAAATTGGCCAGCACCAAGCCCTGGTCCCCTATGGAAGCAAGCGCTGCTGCCTCCAACGATTCCGGCACCGCTGAGCGCAGCAATGACCAACCAAAGCGTGACAACAGAAAACGCAATGGTGGCGCAAAGGCAGACGGCGGCAATCGCTCATGGTCTCGCAACCGCCCTGATGCGCGCAATCAGAATAATGCGCGTAGAAGGAAACCACGGGCGAGAGCAGAAGCGACGGCTTAAAGGCTTGCCTAGAAGCTCTGAACCAAGCCCTCTCCCCCTCCCAAACCACCCGTCAGGTACCCTCGGTACGTTTGGGAGGGGGAGAGGGCTGGTGATACGGCCTACAGCGCGTTCCCGAAAAGTTGCAGAACTCGCTCTTAAAAGTCTCAATCAGAGACTTTTAAATCGGGCACCAGCTTTAATTCCATATGCGGCAGGGTCCGACCGGGAATTGATCCCGACGGTTCCTGCCCGATGGTCTCAAGACCTTGTGCTTCATAAAAAGCGGTGGCACCTGGGTCTGCATAAAGATAGAGCGATGCCAGATCGCGGGATTTGGCGTCCTCCACCACAATATCCCAAAGGATTTGGCCGATGCCCTTTCGCTGATGATCGGGATCGATGAAGAGCGCGCAGACCTCGGCAGCCTTGCCATCTGCATCCGGCATCAAGCCTACCATGCCGCAAATGCCGTCATCGACTGCCACCCAATAATCGGTGGTCCGGAAATCTTCTTCGCGCACCGTCAGCTCATCGCGACAGGCTTCCATGAAGGCATCATCATAGCCATTGGACTGCTTGGAACGCATGGAGAGATCGCTCAAGGCGTCCGCGTCTGATAGCCGCGCTTTTCGGGTCGTGATAGACATAGATCGAGTTCCTTTCCTCCCACCAACTACCAGATATAGTGCTGAAATTTTAGGCATCAAGGACAGCATAAAATGGCACAAATGCTAGTCTTTTTGGATCTAAGCTATTAAAAATAAACAGCTTCCCTTGAAAAAGGCCCTTTCGATACACACTCTATAGAGCATCCACACATCATTGCTGGCTCAAAAAAGACCTTTCGGCAGTGCAACATACTACTAGCGAATATCTTGCAACTGCACTCCGTTTAATTTAACTAAGGGGCGAAATGGGCTTGTTCGAGCTCGTTTATCGGCATCTGGTGCGCTTCTCGTTGGATTGAGATCATAATCAAACACAAAAGATTCGCAGCAGAAAACTAGAACCTGCGCGGTGAAGACTTTCAGCGCGACATGTTCCGGGCCGTCTGCGAGCTACTCGAGCTATCTGCAATACTAAAGCACCGGGACCACTCATGAGCTTGTACACAAACTACCTCGACGAGATTGAAACTCGAAAAATCCAGGGTCTGCATCCAAAGCCTATTGACGATGGTGCACTCGTTGCCGAGTTGATCGCGCAGATCAAGGATACAGGTAACGAGCATCGCGAAGACTCCCTCAAATTCTTCATCTATAACACGCTGCCAGGCACGACCAGCGCTGCAGGCGAAAAGGCAAAATTCCTCAAGGAAATCATTCTTGGCGAATCCGAGATTGCTGAAATCTCCATTGCCTACGCTTTCGAGCTGCTGTCCCATATGAAAGGCGGCCCATCCGTTGAGGTTCTCCTCGATCTGGCACTGGGTGATGATGCTGACATCGCTTTCCAGGCAGCTGACGTTCTGAAAACCCAGGTCTTCCTGTATGAGGCCGACACCGACCGCCTTGAAGAAGCCTTCAAAGCTGGCAGCGCTGTCGCCAGGGACATCCTGGAAAGCTATGCCAAGGCAGAATTCTTCACCAAGCTTCCTGACGTGGAAGAAGAGATCAAGGTTGTGACCTATATCGCTGGCGAAGGCGATATCTCCACCGATCTTCTCTCACCAGGTGGTCAAGCCCACTCTCGCTCGGACCGCGAGCTGCACGGCCAGTGCATGATGACCCCGGAAGACCAGGTCGCCATCCGCGAATTGCAAAAACAGCATCCCGACAAGCGCGTCATGCTGATTGCTGAAAAAGGCACCATGGGCGTTGGCTCTTCCCGCATGTCTGGCATCAACAATGTGGCGCTTTGGACCGGCAAGCAGGCCAACGAATATGTTCCTTTCGTGAACATTGCACCGGTTGTTGCCGGTACCAACGGCATCTCTCCAATCTTCCTGACCACCGTTGGCGTGACCGGCGGCATCGGCATTGACCTCAAGAACTGGGTCAAGAAGCTGGATGATGACGGCAACCCGATCCTGAACAATGATGGCAACCCGGTTCTGGAACAGAAATATTCTGTCGCCACCGGCACCGTCCTGACCATCAATTCCAAGGACAAGAAACTCTATAGCGAAGATGGTGGCGAAGAGCTGGCCAATGTGGCCGCTGCTTTCACCCCGCAAAAGGTAGAATTCATGAAGGCTGGCGGCTCTTACGCCATTGTCTTCGGCAAGAAATTGCAAAGCTTTGCGGCCGAGACCCTCGGCGTGGAACCGGCTCAGGTCTTCGCAGCAGCCAAGGAAATCTCTCACGAAGGTCAAGGCCTGACTGCCGTTGAGAAGATCTTCAACAAAAACGCACGCGGCACCACACCAGGCGCTGTTCTGCATGCTGGCTCTGACGTGCGTGTGAAGGTCAATATCGTTGGCTCCCAGGACACCACCGGTCTGATGACCTCTCAGGAACTGGAAGCCATGGCGGCAACCGTCATTTCCCCATCCGTGGATGGCGCTTACCAGTCCGGTTGTCACACCGCATCCGTCTGGGACAAGAAAGCACAAGCCAACATCCCGCGCCTGATGAAATTCATGAACAAATTCGGCCTGATCACCGCGCGTGATCCCGAAGGCGAATATCATGCCATGACCGACGTGATCCATAAGGTGCTGAACGACATCACCGTGGATGACTGGGACATCACCATTGGCGGTGACAGCCACACCCGCATGTCCAAGGGCGTGGCATTTGGCGCTGACTCCGGCACCGTGGCGCTGGCGCTGGCAACCGGTGAAGCCACCATGCCGATCCCTGAATCCGTGAAGGTGACCTTCAAAGGCAAGATGGCCGACCACATGGATTTCCGCGATGTGGTGCATGCCACCCAGGCACAGATGCTCAAGCAGCATGGCGACAATGTCTTCCAGGGCCGCATCATCGAAGTGCATATCGGCACCCTGCTGGCAGATCAGGCCTTCACCTTCACCGACTGGACCGCAGAAATGAAGGCAAAAGCCTCCATCTGTATTTCCAACGATGACACCCTGATCGGATCACTGGAACTGGCCAAGAGCCGCATCCAGATCATGATCGACAAGGGCATGGAAAATGAGGCCAAGACCTTGCAAGGCCTGATCGACAAGGCGGACAAGCGTATTGCCGAGATCAAGTCTGGCGAAAATCCAGCCCTGACCCCGGATGACAACGCCAAATACTTCGCTGAAGTGGTTGTGGATCTGGACGAAATCGTCGAGCCGATGATCGCCGACCCGGACGTGAACAATGCCGACGTTTCCAAGCGCTACACCCACGACACCATCCGCCCTGTCTCCTATTATGGTGGCGAGCGTCAGGTGGATCTGGGCTTCGTTGGCTCTTGCATGGTGCATAAGGGCGATGTGAAAATCGTGGCTCAGATGCTGAAAAACCTGGAAGAAACCAAAGGTAAGGTCGAGTTCAACGCACCGCTTGTTGTTGCCGCTCCAACCTACAACATCATCGACGAGCTGAAAGAAGAAGGCGACTGGGATATCCTGCAAAAATATTCAGGCTTTGAATTCGACGATCTGTTCCCCAAAGATGCTGCCCGTACCGAATATGAGAACATTCTCTATCTGGAGCGTCCGGGCTGTAACCTCTGCATGGGCAACCAGGAAAAAGCCGAAAAAGGCGACACCGTTCTGGCAACATCCACCCGCCTCTTCCAGGGCCGTGTGGTGGAAGATTCTGAAGAGAAAAAAGGTGAATCCCTGCTGGCGTCCACGCCTGTGGTTGTTCTGTCCGCAATCCTTGGCAGAACCCCAACCATGGACGAATATAAAGACGCGGTGAAAGGCATCGACCTCACCAAATTCGCCCCTCCTCTGCAGGTGCCTGCAGACAGCAAGTCAGTTCATTTCTAAGAAAGAGCGCATTCGACGAAAAGTTGCAGACTTTTCAGACAAGAATTCGCTTCAGAAAAAAGAGCTACTTGAATAAAAGAATACAAAAAGGCCGCTCTCGCAGCGGCCTTTTTGTGTCTGACTTCAGTGCAAGATTTTGAAGAACGATTGGTGGTTCAGCTGCCACTCAGGATCATGCGATAGCGCATTTGATCGAAGATCACGGCCAGGATCAGAAGCGCACCAAGCAGCACCATCTGCATGTAGGAGCTGACCTGCGCCAGGTTCATTCCATTTTGCACAAGAACAATGAAGAAGGCACCCAGAACGACATTCTCGACCCGTCCGATGCCCCCGCGCAGAGAAACACCAGCAATCACACAGGCGGCAATCGATTCAAGCGCGATTGTACTGCCGAGATTGGCCTCGCCCGACTCGACCCGTGCTGTCAGAAGCAGGCCGGTGAGTGAGGCAATCAGCGCGCAGATGACATAGGCCATCACCAGCGTTTTTTTGGTATTGATCGCAGACAGACGTGCCGCCTTGATGTTACCGCCAACTGCATAGACCTGCGTGCCCAGACGAGTGCGTGACATGAACATCCACATCACGATGATGCAAATCACAGCGATGATAACCGGGACAGGCACCCCGAGAATACGGCCAAACCCGAATGTATCACCAAAGGCAAAAGGCAGGTTGGACACCGGCACACCGCCCGTCAGAAAAAGCGCCAGCCCCGCACCAACGGAAGAGACACCAAGGGTCATGATGAAAGGCGAAACATCAAAATAGGCAACGCCGATGCCGTTGATCAGACCAACAGCCATGGCCGCTGCAAATCCCATGAATGCGCCCAGAAGTATCACCAGCCAGATGGCATCGGGAAATATACCAGCAAACCAGACCATCCCGAGAGCCGAAACAACCGATGTAAGGGCAATGGCGGTGCCCACGGAAAGGTCGAAGCCGCCCGAAATCAGAACCAGCATCTGCCCCATGGAAACCAGAACCAGATATACCGACTGACGCGCCACATTGATCAGATTCTGGCCTGTCAGGAATTTCGAGGACAATATGGTGAAGATGACCAGAGCCGTGGCAAGGAAAAACGGCAGGACCCCAACTTTGATGAATATCTTTCGAATGAGATCAAACGGCCCGGATTTTTGTGTTTCTGTTATCATTGTTTTGCTCCGCTTTCATCGAAGAAATATTTGAGGACTTGTTCTTCGGTCATGTCATCGCCCGATAGCTCTGCGGAGATATGGCCATGAGCCAGAACAATCATGCGGCGTGAGAGATGCAGGACCTCGGGCAGATCAGAGGAGATGACAACAACGGCCTTGCCCGATTCCGCCAATTCCTTGATCAGAAGATAAAGGGCTGCTCTCGTGCCCATATCGACGCCAACCGTTGGCTCGTCAAAAATGATCAGATCAGCATTTTGACCAAAGCATTTTCCAAACAGGACTTTTTGCTGATTGCCACCTGAGAGCTGGGAGACCGGTTTCGATCGATATCCATCATGCAATTCCACATGATTGGAAATCGTGGCAGTCTCCGAATTGACTTCGGACCATTTCACAAATTGAGAGTTTCCTCCCACTTTGTCGCCCATGATCAAATTGATCGCGAGATTGTCCTTGGAGGATTTGGCGAGATCCAGACCCTCGGCCTTCCGATCCGGTGACAGATAATAGATGCCCTGCCGAATGATCTCGCGCGTGGATGCATGGCTGATATCCTTGCCCTTCATGGTGACCGTGCCGCCCAAACGAAGGGCCAGCCCCATCACCGTGCGAAACAGACGCGACTTGCCGGAGCCAACCAGACCCGCAACGCCAAGAACCTCGCCAGCGCGAACGTCAAAGCTTGCATTGTGAATGCCCACTGTTTGCAAGTTCTTGACCGACAGGACCACCTCACCGGATCCATGCGCGATTTTGGGATAGATCTCATCAATGGCACGCCCTGTCATCATTTCAACAAGAGCATCCTCATCGGTGTCAGCCATATCAATTGTTCCGATTTTTCCACCATCGCGCAACACCGTGACCCGGTCGGCGATCCGGGTAAATTCCTGAATGCGGTGTGAGATATAGACAATGCCCACACCCTTCGCCTTGAGCGCATTCACAAAGTCAAAGAGGTGATCAACTTCCTTGTCGGTCAATGACGCCGTCGGCTCGTCCAGAATCAGAACTTTCAGATCACCATGGAAGGCTTTGGTAATCTCGACCATTTGCTGTTGCGCCCGCGAGAGCTGCGCCACGATCTTGTTCGGATCAATGGCAAAGCCAAGCTCAAGCAACATGTCGCGTGCCCGTTTACGCATCATACGGTGGTCGATGAAAAGCCCGTTTCTGGGCTCCCAGCCAAGAAAGATATTCTGGGCAACGGTCAGGGTCGGGATCAGGGAAAATTCCTGAAACACCGTATAAATGCCCTTTGCCTGCGCATCTGCCACATTTTCGAACGTCACCTCCTGACCATCAAGAACAACGCTCCCCTTTGAGGGCATGTTCGCGCCGGCAAGCATGGAGATGAGGGTTGATTTTCCGGCACCATTCTCTCCGAAGAGAACATGCACTTCGCCTGACTGCAGATCAAAATCAACGGAATCGAGCGCAAGAATTCCGGGATATTGTTTCGTCAAAGCCTTTGTTTGTATGAGTGGTGTCGCAGTCATCTGTCGTTTCCTAGAGAAAAATGCGGGTCAGCTGAGCTGACCCCAACTGGCCCGCAGTCCAGGGAGAAATGTTTACTTGGACACAGAGAAGACTGGCGCAAAACCATCTGGTGGAAGGATGTTCGTACGTTCGACTTTGCCAATATTGTCCGGGTCAACCACGAAGATTTTCGGTCCCACATGCTTCACGAAGTCCTTGCCTTCGAGAATGCGAACAGCCTGATCTATGGCAATGCGACCTTGAACCACCATGCTGTCAGCAGGTGCGGCCAGAATGAAACCGCGTTGAATGCCGGTATAGACGCCCGGTGTCATGTAAAACGCCAGAAGATCCACCTTGCCTTTCAAGCCACGTTCGCGGATGACGCCTTGCGCAGCTTCCGCGGTGACCGCAGTCCCGGCCAGATAACGAACATCGGGATTGGCCTGAAGAACATCTTCAACGAGTTTGAGCTGTGTTTCCTTGCCGGTATCCCCAAAGCGAGGCTCCAGAACTTCAACAGCAGACCCCTTCACCGCTTCCAGAAAGCCGGAATGGGCAGCTTCGACCCAACCCGCACCTGCAGGCCCCGGAAACCAACCAACCTTGACAGGATCAGAACCGGCAGGATGCCTGGCTGCAAGATACGCACCCGTTTCACGCCCCATGGTTTTGAAGGAAACCAGTGATTTTGCCTTGATGTCAGAAGAGGACACACCATTGATGACATCAATAACAGGAACGCCCTTGGCCGCTACTTCTCCAATGACATTGTTCAAACCATCAAAGGAGATTGCACCAACCACAACCGCATCAGCACCACCAGATACACAATCTTCGATCTGACTGATCTGACGGTTGAGCTCGGTATAGCCACCTGCTTCGACAACATTGAGATTGACACCAAGCCGTTTTGCTTCATCAGTGACGCCATAATCCACGCCAAGCCAATAAGCGTCTTTCATATGCGGGAAAGAGACGCAGATATTCCAGGCCTTTTCGGCAGATGCAAGGGCCTCATATATGACTTCGCTGGTTTTACCCTCGGCAGAGAATGCCGGAGTTACTTCTTCCGCGGCGTAAGGAAACCATGCCTCTTCGGCGAGAGCCGCTGCTGGAATGGATGCAGCAAGCATAAGAGCCGCTGTTGCTTTCAATGTGAATTTCATGTCCTGTCCTCCTTGTCAGTCAGAATTTATTGCGAGTGTTCTCGTCTGTTTGGATGTCTCGCCTTCCAGAGCATATTCCCGAAAAATATATGCAGCTTTTGGACTAAGTATTTTTGGAAACAATGACTTGGCCATTTTGAATGACCGGGCATTCATCCAAGATGCTCTAGGCGAGTTCTTCTCTTATCTTCTGCAACAACAGCTTTCGGTCATTGCGTGCTGCAATTGCCGCCCTCATATCGACACGTTCAAATTTCACCGGCGTGTGAGGCTGAAGTTGACCGATCAAATCCATATCTGCCGAGATGATTGCGCCCAAAGTGAAATAACCACCGCCGGAAACAGCATCACGATGCAAGACAATGGGTTCTGTTCCACCAGGCACCTGGATGGAGCCGTAGGAATAGCAACCATCGACAATATTTGAGGGATCCGCACCGGCACCAAAGGGTTGTTCGCGATCTACGAACTCAAGTGGCCTGCCACCTTTGAAGCGATACCCCATACGGTCTGCTTCTGGCGCAACCATCCATTCATCCTCAAAGAAACCATTGCCCGCCGCCTCAGTGAGACGGTGCCAATAAAGCCCTGGCAAAACTCGAAGAATTGCTGGACTACCGGGCATCCTACGCAGATTTTCGGGCGCAAAACGACCTGCTCCGGGCCCTTCATCACCACCCGTTGGCAATTCGTCACCGGCCTGAACCGCACGCCCTTCAACCCCACCAAGCGCCCCGATCGGATAGGTGGATCGACTGCCAAGCGCCTTGGGAGTGGTGATGCCACCACTGACCGCGATATAAAGGCGCGCACCCGATTGAAGAAATTCAAAGCTCAGAGTTTGCCCGGCTTTGACAACAAAGGACGACCAGGCCTCCTGTATTTCCCCATCAACCTTGATTGGCAACTGAGCACCCGTCACAGCCACGGTGGCAGTTCGGGTAAAT
It includes:
- a CDS encoding biotin-dependent carboxyltransferase family protein, which gives rise to MTLKINNPGLATSIQDLGRQGYFHLGIPMGGAMDRFALRAANMLVGNDEGAACLEAVFMGPEIEFTRTATVAVTGAQLPIKVDGEIQEAWSSFVVKAGQTLSFEFLQSGARLYIAVSGGITTPKALGSRSTYPIGALGGVEGRAVQAGDELPTGGDEGPGAGRFAPENLRRMPGSPAILRVLPGLYWHRLTEAAGNGFFEDEWMVAPEADRMGYRFKGGRPLEFVDREQPFGAGADPSNIVDGCYSYGSIQVPGGTEPIVLHRDAVSGGGYFTLGAIISADMDLIGQLQPHTPVKFERVDMRAAIAARNDRKLLLQKIREELA
- the torT gene encoding TMAO reductase system periplasmic protein TorT, coding for MKFTLKATAALMLAASIPAAALAEEAWFPYAAEEVTPAFSAEGKTSEVIYEALASAEKAWNICVSFPHMKDAYWLGVDYGVTDEAKRLGVNLNVVEAGGYTELNRQISQIEDCVSGGADAVVVGAISFDGLNNVIGEVAAKGVPVIDVINGVSSSDIKAKSLVSFKTMGRETGAYLAARHPAGSDPVKVGWFPGPAGAGWVEAAHSGFLEAVKGSAVEVLEPRFGDTGKETQLKLVEDVLQANPDVRYLAGTAVTAEAAQGVIRERGLKGKVDLLAFYMTPGVYTGIQRGFILAAPADSMVVQGRIAIDQAVRILEGKDFVKHVGPKIFVVDPDNIGKVERTNILPPDGFAPVFSVSK